One region of Rhodocaloribacter litoris genomic DNA includes:
- the lptB gene encoding LPS export ABC transporter ATP-binding protein encodes MPEDPAGRHDGTGNGDVLTLRAVDLVKRYKKRTVVQDVSLTVRKGEIVGLLGPNGAGKTTTFYMIVGLERPDGGRVLLGGKDITRLPMYERARRGIGYLAQEASVFTQLTVEDNLHAVLEYQPMTRAERQARVDELIAEFGLETVRRSRGYMLSGGERRRTEIARALATRPSFFLLDEPFAGVDPIAVEDIQSIVAGLKERGIGVLITDHNVHETLAITDRAYLLYEGKILKQGTAEALAADPEVRKRYLGEKFTLERYR; translated from the coding sequence ATGCCGGAGGACCCGGCCGGGAGGCACGACGGCACGGGCAACGGCGACGTGCTGACCCTGCGCGCCGTCGACCTCGTCAAGCGATACAAGAAGCGGACCGTCGTGCAGGACGTGAGCCTGACCGTCCGCAAGGGCGAGATCGTCGGGCTGCTCGGGCCCAACGGCGCCGGCAAGACGACGACCTTCTACATGATCGTCGGCCTCGAGCGTCCGGACGGGGGGCGGGTGCTGCTCGGGGGGAAAGACATCACCCGCCTGCCAATGTATGAGCGGGCGCGCCGGGGCATCGGCTATCTAGCCCAGGAGGCGTCCGTCTTCACCCAGCTCACCGTCGAAGACAACCTGCACGCCGTGCTCGAGTACCAGCCGATGACCCGCGCCGAACGGCAGGCCCGCGTCGACGAGCTGATCGCCGAGTTCGGGCTGGAGACGGTTCGTCGCTCCCGGGGCTACATGCTCTCGGGCGGGGAACGCCGGCGCACCGAGATCGCCCGGGCCCTGGCCACCCGGCCCAGCTTCTTCCTCCTGGACGAACCCTTTGCCGGCGTGGACCCCATCGCCGTCGAAGACATCCAGTCCATCGTGGCCGGGCTGAAGGAGCGCGGCATCGGCGTGCTCATCACCGACCACAACGTGCACGAGACGCTGGCCATCACGGACCGGGCCTACCTGCTCTATGAGGGCAAGATCCTCAAACAGGGCACGGCCGAAGCCCTGGCCGCCGACCCCGAGGTGCGCAAACGCTACCTCGGCGAGAAGTTCACCCTGGAACGCTACCGTTGA
- the lptC gene encoding LPS export ABC transporter periplasmic protein LptC, producing the protein MRSLSLIALVVICLPVFGGMGCERRVPSPVSPQVLQGDVPDRESWNTRFYVSEDGRPRVEIEAAYMAEYEREDSTYMLLRGLPDSGAARVTVRLFDERGEPSATLTAARVYYYDREQRFEAHGDVRVVTRTGRRLETEDLFWDERERIVRTPGFVRITTEKEQLQGYELEADEDLATYRLRRVTGRRTVEDA; encoded by the coding sequence ATGAGAAGCCTTTCCCTCATAGCGCTGGTCGTGATCTGCCTGCCCGTTTTCGGCGGGATGGGCTGTGAGCGCCGGGTGCCGTCGCCGGTTTCCCCGCAGGTGCTGCAGGGGGATGTGCCGGACCGCGAGAGCTGGAACACCCGGTTTTACGTGAGCGAGGACGGGCGGCCCCGGGTGGAGATCGAGGCGGCCTACATGGCCGAGTACGAGCGGGAGGACAGCACCTATATGCTCCTGCGCGGCCTGCCCGACAGCGGGGCGGCCCGTGTGACGGTCCGTCTCTTCGATGAGCGGGGCGAGCCGTCGGCCACCCTCACCGCCGCCCGGGTGTATTATTATGACCGTGAACAACGCTTCGAGGCACACGGCGATGTGCGCGTCGTCACCCGTACGGGACGCCGGCTGGAGACCGAAGACCTGTTCTGGGATGAGCGTGAGCGCATCGTGCGCACGCCGGGCTTCGTACGGATCACGACGGAGAAAGAACAGTTGCAGGGCTACGAACTGGAGGCGGACGAGGACCTGGCCACCTACCGGCTCCGGCGCGTGACGGGAAGACGAACCGTGGAGGACGCGTGA
- a CDS encoding OstA-like protein, with amino-acid sequence MRRRTQPIRRSVRVLPVGLAALLYLVPVTARAQAADTTGAVKEVELVHADELRKTSADTLNLIGDVHLRQGDTVLRAHRAIELIGRDEYLFLGEVFIIERGDTLQAGQVRYDRRSKVGYATGAVRLSDGEVIVRAPSGRYFTEEKRAVFDDGVTLVDSATVLTSRSGVYWSDEKRAEFAGEVKLSGDRTYLEADSVTYYRETEVAVARGNVFIERLGTRDAAGADSTTRTFLFGAWAYNDNRAAVSRIRGRPLLVQLRADSTGAPADTLLIRAGRMEAVREDSLQRLIAVDSVEIWQRDFAAVADSVVYERRRTPEGILREESRLFGRPSAWFQQAQATGDTLRVTGREDAVDTLFIRGRAFVTRQDTTLDRLSQLRGRAMTGLFERDTLRTLLVGPNAEAIHFLRDEETGRPDGAVQASADRIVFHLRGDGEVQDIRFYRGVQGTYYDEALVPQPFRLEGFRWEPERRPRKEGLLSPGRLERLTRWTERLHAAVPVQPPSGEAGAAPRRPPER; translated from the coding sequence GTGAGACGACGCACACAGCCGATACGACGGAGCGTGCGGGTGCTCCCGGTGGGCCTGGCGGCCCTGCTGTACCTCGTGCCGGTGACCGCCCGTGCCCAGGCCGCCGATACCACCGGTGCCGTGAAGGAGGTCGAACTCGTGCATGCCGATGAACTGCGCAAGACGTCGGCCGATACGCTCAACCTCATCGGCGACGTGCACCTGCGGCAGGGGGACACCGTGCTCCGCGCCCACCGCGCCATCGAGCTCATCGGGCGAGACGAATACCTCTTTCTGGGCGAGGTCTTCATCATCGAGCGGGGGGATACCCTGCAGGCCGGGCAGGTCCGCTACGACCGGCGAAGCAAAGTCGGCTATGCCACCGGGGCCGTGCGCCTCTCCGACGGCGAGGTGATCGTTCGGGCACCCTCCGGCCGCTATTTCACCGAAGAGAAGCGGGCCGTCTTCGACGACGGGGTCACGCTCGTCGACAGCGCCACCGTGCTCACGAGCCGGAGCGGCGTCTACTGGTCCGACGAGAAGCGGGCCGAGTTCGCCGGCGAGGTGAAGCTCTCCGGCGACCGCACCTACCTCGAAGCCGACTCCGTCACGTATTACCGCGAGACGGAGGTCGCCGTCGCCCGGGGCAACGTGTTCATCGAGCGCCTGGGCACGCGCGACGCCGCGGGGGCCGACTCGACCACCCGTACCTTCCTGTTTGGCGCATGGGCCTACAACGACAACCGTGCCGCCGTCAGCCGCATCCGGGGACGCCCGCTGCTGGTGCAGCTCCGGGCGGATTCCACCGGGGCCCCGGCCGACACCCTGCTCATCCGGGCCGGGCGCATGGAAGCCGTCCGGGAAGACTCGCTCCAGCGGCTCATTGCCGTCGACAGCGTGGAGATCTGGCAGCGCGACTTCGCCGCCGTCGCCGACTCGGTCGTCTACGAGCGGCGCCGGACGCCGGAGGGCATCCTTCGTGAGGAAAGCCGTCTCTTCGGCCGGCCCTCGGCGTGGTTCCAGCAGGCCCAGGCGACGGGCGACACCCTCCGGGTGACGGGGCGCGAGGACGCCGTCGATACCCTCTTCATCCGGGGCCGCGCCTTCGTCACCCGGCAAGACACCACCCTCGACCGCCTCTCGCAGCTTCGCGGGCGCGCCATGACCGGCCTCTTCGAACGCGACACGCTCCGCACCCTCCTCGTCGGTCCCAACGCCGAGGCCATCCACTTTCTCCGCGACGAAGAGACCGGCCGGCCCGACGGGGCCGTTCAGGCTTCCGCCGACCGCATCGTCTTCCACCTCCGAGGCGATGGCGAGGTGCAGGACATCCGGTTCTACCGCGGCGTGCAGGGGACCTATTACGACGAGGCCCTGGTGCCGCAGCCCTTCCGGCTCGAAGGGTTCCGCTGGGAACCCGAACGGCGACCCCGGAAGGAAGGGTTGCTGTCGCCCGGGCGCCTCGAACGGCTCACGCGGTGGACCGAACGCCTGCATGCCGCCGTGCCGGTGCAGCCGCCCTCCGGCGAGGCAGGGGCCGCGCCGCGCCGGCCACCGGAACGATGA
- the tyrS gene encoding tyrosine--tRNA ligase, translating to METKTERATASTGTRTNLYDEYAWRGMVYHATPELPEVLACEKVTAYIGFDPTARSLHVGSLLPIMALARLQRFGHTPIAVVGGGTGLIGDPSGKSQERPLLTRAQVAENLEGIRNQLAHFLDFDAVSNPARIVNNLDWLGALSLVDFLRDVGKYFTVNYMLAKESVKRRIASEDGISYTEFTYMLLQAYDYYVLHERYGCTLQMGGSDQWGNILAGTDLIRRVAGAKAHGLVFPLVTTAGGTKFGKTEAGTVWLDPELTSPYRFYQFWLNTDDQDVVTYLKYFTWLPPEEVDALATLVETAPERREAQRTLAREVTRTVHGETALARAERASAVLFGGELGDLSLDELRDIFEDVPSAELPRAAFEGEGLGVVDLFAESGLASSKGEARRLVRSGGAYVNNVRVPDEQHRVTLEAAVEGQALVLRKGRKHYQLVWLR from the coding sequence ATGGAGACGAAGACCGAACGCGCGACCGCTTCCACCGGCACCCGAACGAACCTGTATGACGAATACGCCTGGCGCGGCATGGTCTACCATGCCACCCCCGAGCTGCCCGAGGTGCTCGCGTGCGAGAAGGTGACGGCCTATATCGGATTCGACCCCACGGCGCGCAGCCTGCACGTGGGGTCGCTGTTGCCCATCATGGCGCTGGCCCGGCTGCAACGCTTCGGCCACACGCCCATCGCCGTCGTCGGCGGCGGAACGGGGCTCATCGGCGATCCCAGCGGCAAGAGCCAGGAGCGCCCGCTGCTTACGCGCGCGCAGGTGGCCGAAAACCTGGAAGGCATCCGAAACCAGCTCGCCCACTTTCTCGACTTTGATGCGGTCTCGAATCCGGCCCGCATCGTCAACAACCTGGACTGGCTCGGGGCGCTCTCGCTGGTCGACTTTCTCCGCGACGTGGGCAAGTACTTCACCGTCAACTATATGCTGGCGAAGGAGTCCGTCAAGCGCCGCATCGCCTCCGAGGACGGCATTTCGTACACCGAGTTCACCTACATGCTCCTGCAGGCGTACGACTATTACGTTCTCCACGAGCGGTACGGGTGCACGTTGCAGATGGGCGGCAGCGACCAGTGGGGCAACATTCTGGCCGGTACGGATCTGATCCGCCGCGTCGCGGGGGCAAAGGCGCATGGCCTCGTCTTCCCGCTGGTGACCACCGCCGGCGGCACCAAGTTCGGCAAGACCGAGGCCGGCACCGTCTGGCTCGATCCGGAGCTGACCTCGCCCTACCGGTTCTATCAGTTCTGGCTCAACACCGACGACCAGGACGTGGTCACCTATCTGAAGTATTTCACCTGGCTGCCCCCGGAGGAGGTCGACGCGCTGGCGACGCTCGTGGAGACGGCCCCCGAACGCCGGGAAGCCCAGCGGACGCTGGCCCGCGAGGTGACCCGCACCGTCCACGGCGAGACGGCACTGGCCCGCGCCGAACGGGCCTCGGCCGTGCTCTTCGGCGGCGAACTGGGTGACCTCTCGCTCGATGAGCTGCGCGACATCTTCGAGGACGTGCCGTCGGCCGAGCTGCCGCGCGCGGCCTTCGAAGGCGAAGGCCTGGGGGTGGTCGACCTCTTTGCCGAGAGCGGGCTCGCTTCGTCGAAGGGCGAGGCGCGGCGGCTCGTGCGCAGCGGAGGCGCCTACGTCAACAACGTTCGCGTGCCGGACGAGCAGCACCGCGTCACGCTCGAAGCGGCCGTCGAAGGGCAGGCCCTCGTGCTGCGCAAAGGACGGAAGCACTACCAGCTGGTATGGCTACGGTGA